DNA from Leptospira bandrabouensis:
GCAATCGAAGAATCTAAACCATAAAAGGTGATTGCTGAAGAAATCACAAATCCACCTAAGAAAAGTAAAATGGTCTCTGAAAAATAACAGGAAAGAAAAGTAATCGTTTTTGGTGCTCCCGGTCCCCAAGTCGGAAGTAACCAAACAAGTTCCAAAAATAGAACTAAAAAACCCGTAACGTAGAGTGGAAAAAGTTCTGTCACCCAAAGAAAGGAAACTACGAGAGCAATCGCCAAATTGACCTCTTGCGGACCAGAAAGACCAAGCCACATTTGATACCAGCCAAATAGGGCCGGAATTATGGACAGACTTAAAAATACAATACCAGCTCGAATCATTGTGACTTGACGATTTACACTCTCCTGATACCTTTTCGATAGACTCGAATCGTTTCAAGCAAACAAAAAAAGTGAGATTTCTCTTCGATTCGTATTGTTAATTTTTTATGCAAATAGCCTATAACGACTTAAAACATGCAGTTCTCGGAAGTGGCCCAATGGGTATTATTATGGCTTCCTTACTGGCACAAAAGTTTGATCCTATCACTCTCTGGATTCCAGACAAAGAATTTGTAGAGGTTCTAAAGAAACGCCGTCAAACAGAGATTATGGGAAAAACAGTAGATCTTCCCGATCATATTGATATTGTTTCCAGTTTAGATTCTTTTGGAAGAGATGACTGGGTTTTCCATATTGCCGTCCCTTCCCGGTCTTTTTTAGATAGTGTCCATTCCCTTTTGGATGTTTTAGAACCAAACAATAGCTATGTGTTTTCATTTTTAACCAAAGGTATATTGGATTCCAAAAATAGAAAAAAAACAGGATTCATTACTTATTCGCAATATTTACAAAACTATCTAAAAGAAAGAAATTTTTCGAATTCATCCGTTGCCGTAGCCAATGGCCCTTCCCTCCTTGGAGAAATTTTAGAAGAAAAATTTAGTTTTTTTAACATTGGATCTTACGAAAAAGAAACATCGGAGTTTCTTGCCGAAGTCCTCACTTCAAATTTTATCAATACATCAGTTACCGATGATGTTGTAGGAATGGAAATTGTTGGTGTTGCTAAAAACCCAATGGCCATTGCTAGCGGCATTGTTTCTCTCCTCCCTCGTTATGGTGCAAACTTACTTGGAGAAATTTTATCTGTAGGATTTCAGGAAGTGAGAGACCTTGCCATGCGTTATGGTGCAAGACCCGACACAGTGATGGGAAGATCAGGACTTGCCGATTTTATAACAACTGCTACTAGTAATAAAAGTAGAAACCGTGGATTTGGACAAAAGATTGTCGGTGAACTTTTGTCAGGTGGTGAAAAACTAAGTATCAAAGATAGAATTGAGATATTCTTTGCACCAAGATCCTTTATCGAAAGAGAATCTACTAAATGGCATGATAACGTGGAAGGAACTTATGCACTTAGTATTCTGATTGAACTTGCCAATGAAATTCGTCTGCCGTTTACCTTACACAGAACTCTATTTGATGTTCTAACAAGAAAACAACCACCAGATGCTTTAATTGATTTGATTTGCGGTAAAAAAACAGAATCGAAAAACATTCCACTGGTGGTTCAAAAGAAAGTAGGACTTAACTTAACATCTGGAATTGATTTTCAAAATTTGCTTGTAGATCGAATTATCAAACATATCAGCAATGTCCCAGGTACTGTTGGTCGTGTTAAAAAACAATCTTCAGCCGTTATTGAATCTACGCAAAAAAGACTTACCAAAGCCACTCGCAAAAAACAAAAGTTAGATGAGGTTAAGTTTGCATCAGAACTTGAAATTTGGCAGAGATTCCAAAATTGCCAAAAAGATGAAGAAAATGCTCTCGTTAAGGAACTCGTTCGTTTCTATGTCACAGAAATTGCAGATAACTATAGCCCAACCGTAAGAGAATCCATCCTTAGATTTGTTGCTCCAATTCGCCTTTTCTCTGGTGGGTTTCTAAAAGGATCGATGATTCCTCATATCGGTGGAAAAACGGAAGTGGTAAAAGCACTGTCTTCTAAATACAATTTATTGTATGCTCCTACACATAGATCTCATTTAGACTCAGTGGAAGTTGCTTATTCCTTATTTCACTTAGGATTACCTGTTCCTCGTTATGCGGCAGGCATTAATTTGATGTCCAATCCTTTTTGGGAATGGATGTTAAAGTCACTTGGTGCCTATGCAGTCGATCGTGAACGAACACGAAACAGTTTGTATTTGGAATGTCTTACTCTGTATTCACAGGTGATGTTAGAACAAGGAATTCCATCTCTTGTTTATCCAGAAGGAACTCGTTCGAGGACAGGAGGAATTGTTCCTGTTAAAACGGGATTACTCACAACTGCTGTGAATGCATTCCGTAGTTCAGGAACAGAGATAGTCATCGTACCAATTTCTGTATCCTATGAAACTGTTCCGGAAGATAACCAGTTTTGCAATATTCCAGAAGAGTTGGGTATGGCGGGATTTCTTGCTAAACGTTCCAATGTATATGTAGAGTTTTGTGATCCAATTCCGATCTCTGAATATGCACATACAGAAGATCCAACATTGGAACTTAGTTACCGCATTACAAAAGGTTGGAAACAGTATCATAAAATTTTACCAAATCAAATAGTTGCAAAAATTTTGGTAGAGAATGATTTTTCTGTCGAACTAACACAAAGTAAAATGTTAGTCGAAGATTTTATTTCTCGCCATAATGGGAATTATCTCATCAAAGATGCCGATGAAGTTTGGGAAAAAGGTAAAAAGATTTTGGAAAAACGAAAGATGATTGAGGAATCCAATCGAGTCGTACATTCCAAAAATGATGCGTTACTTTCATACTATGCAAGTATGATCCCAGAAGATGAAGACAAAAAATACTAAACGGGAAGATACGAAATAGTAAAAAAGTATTCTTTTTTACTATTTATCCATTTTGAACGGGGAGTTTTCCCCGTTTGCGAATATAAACTGTCTTTTCTAGTTTTGCAATGGTCTCTCCCGCTTCGTTCTTTACATCCGTGGTAAAAAGATAATCCCCTTTTTTCTTAACTTCGATTTCCTCTTTAATCCTTTTTATCTCTGAATCAGGGATTCGAAATTCGGCGATCACCTTCCCCATTCCTGGTTTGACAAAAATCATATTTCCAGCTTTGTCCCAAACAATATAGTCCGATCCTAATCGTTCTAAAAGGATTAACATAAAAAATGGATCACACATGGAATATAAGGATCCACCAAAATGAACTCCCACATAATTCTTGTTATAGAAACGCAAGTTCATTTCTGAACGAAAATAGGAAAAGTCTGGAGCAATTTCTTTAATGCGAATCCCAGCTCCTACGTAAGGTGGGTAAAAGTTATATAACCAAATTTTGAATCTTTTTTTCCAAGATGTAATTTTTTTCAAAGATTTGGTTCCTTTCTCTTTTGTTTCGAATTAATTAAATATACGGCGAGGATGGCCAAGGCTCCCCCGATGATCACAGGAATTTGTATCACTTCATTCAAAATCAAATAACTACTCAAATAGGCAGAAAGAGGGACAATAAAGATAAAACTACTCGCAATTTCGGAACCAAGTCTAGTTGCTGCATAAAAATAAACAGTGGTTCCAAAGGTAGTAGAGATCACAGTTAAATAAAAAATGGAAGCCCAGAAGGAAAACCCTTCCTCCCATACTTTCCAAAAACTCGGATCATTAAAACAAAATAGAAGTTCAATGATAGATCCCACAGCATAAACATAAAAACTATAAGTCACCGGAGACATCGATTTTCCGGTGGACTGGCTATTGAGAGAAAGTGTTGCCCAAACAAAAGAACATAACAAAAAGAATAAATTACCAGATAACAATAAATAATCGATACTTATCTTCCAGACTTGTAAAATTACAAGTCCACCAATAAATCCAAAAAACAATCCAATGACTTGGCGTTTAGAAATTCGTTTTTTTTGTACAAGCACAACAATGAAAAAAGTTACAATAGGGTTGAGGGTAGTGACAAGGACTCCTCCTGCTCCCGGAAGGCCATTTTTTAAACCCAGAAAAAAGAACTGATTGTAAAAAGTATAAATGATACCGCCAACAAGAACATTCCAATAATCCTTTCCAGTTTTGAGTTTAAAGGGAATTTTCATCACAACAAGGAGAGGAATCACAGAAAGAAAAGTAGCAAGGAATCGCCAAAATACTAAGACCGAAACTGGAACCGTTCCTGCGATCATTTTACCGATGGGCCAAGAGATTCCCCAAGAGACCATCGCGAGGATGAGTAAAAGTAAAAATTTTAGGTTCAAATGTAGTTTCCTTTCAACAAAAAGTTAAGAACGTATGTGGTGCCAAAGGAAATAGGAATTCCAATTCCCAACATAAGGCTTGCTAAATGAGGTGAAATATTTTTTTCAATTGTGATCACTGTAGAAGTGACCATTGGAGCCATTGCCGATTCCAAAACTATCGTTTGGAAAAGTAATGTATCCTCTTTTAATGGAGAATAAATCCAATACACGATGATTGGTGCGAGAATAAGTTTAAACCCAAGACCTAAAGCCAATACCTTACCATGGCCTGCAATGGTCCGCATATCCAACATAAAACCAACGGAAACCAAAGCAAGAGGAGTGAGAGTATCACCTAATCGAAGTAAAACAAGCTTAAACGCATCCGGATAAGGAAATTGCCTGGTGAGAATAGCAATAAACAAAGCATAAATAGGAGCAAATCCCAATACTCTTTTCACGAGAGTGGTTAAGTCCCATTTTCCATCCATAGCAATCGAAGCCAAAATGATTCCAGGAAAACTGAGAACCATAAAGGTTCCCAATTGGTCTGCCAAAATTCCGTAACCTAAAGATTCTTTGCCTAAATATGTTTCAAGTAATGGAAAACCCACAAAGGATGTATTTCCAAGCCCAGCAGTTAACACCAAACAGACTGCAGTATGAAACTTTAAAAACTTTAGTTTGTACAATCCAAGAAAAAAAACAACCGCTATCCCAAAAACCACCCAAGGCATAGAAGAAGGCAAAAGAGAAGTAACATCTACTTTTAGTTCATGGACATGATACAAAACAAGAGAAGGTAAAGAAATAAAAAGGATAAACCCGTTTAAAACCTTGGGCGTGGATTCAGGAAACTGAGGAAGTCTTCGGAAAAACAACCCCAATCCAAAACAAATTCCTAACAGTAAAAAATTTTCCATACTTTAAAAGGAAAGGAAGGTCTCCATGGCTTTAGGATCAAAGAAAACTCCCTCTTTTTGTCTTGGTGCTTCGAGTCCATCCCGCACCATCTCGGCATACCCATTGGCAAAATATAAATACTTAGTAGGTAATTTGTTTGCCATGTCATAAGCTGCTTGTTCTAAAAACTCAGCCAGTAGGAATACTTGATAGGTTACATCAGCAATATAAACTCGATTCATATCTTTCCAATCTTTTGACTCGTTTTTAATCATGTGTTCCAATTCCTTTCGTTTGGTTTGGAAAACTTCGAATGCATTTTTTAATTCCTGATGGTTTCCAGAAGATTTTGTTAATTCATCCAACAAAGATTGGAAGGCCGTATAAACCTTTGGTTTTTGTAAAGCATGCAAACAATGGTCCGTAATAATGAGATGGGTTCCTTCCCAAGTTTCATTGATGATGGAATCATTATGCAAACGAGGTAGAGGAGAAAAATCTCCAATGATTCCATTTCCACCTAAAGTTAAGATTGCTTTTTGTGTGATATAACTTGCTTGGGAAGATGATTTATATTTCATGAGCGGAACGGTAATCTCTGCCGCATCATGATCTTTTTCTGATAAATTAGCCGAACGAAAGTTCACAAAACAATTTCCTGTTTGTAAAATTTGCATTTCCGCTAAGGTTTTTGTAAAAGAAGGAAACTCTAAAATCTTTTTCCCGTAAGCGGTTCTAAACTTTGCATATTCAGATGCTTCCATCACTGACCTTCTTGCGTTTCCACTGGAACCAAGTCCGACATGCAATCGAGAAGTTTTGATGATGTAACGAATGAGGTTCACAAGTCCATGACCTGGGCGACCAAACTCTTCGGCTTCTACCTTGTCATAAATAATTTCTACAGTAAGTTTTCCTCGAGATCCGATGATATCTTTTTTCCGTAGGATATGATGTCCATTCAGTTCCCCGTTTTCTTTAATCCTAGGAACAAGAAACATACCAACGGTGTTGGTTCCTTCCATCTTTGCCGTTGTGACCCAAAGGTCTCCCGGGTTCGAACAAAACCATTTTTCACCGGTTAACTCCCATTTGCCGTTCGGAAGTTTTTTAGCAATGGTACGATTGGCAGAAACATTACTGCCACCTACTCTTTCTGTTACATATTGTCCTGCCATAAAATGAGAAGGACTTCCCTTTCCTGCAACAAGGGGAAGGTATTTTTTCTTTTGTTCTTCTGTTCCAATTTTTTTGAGTGCGAGGATAATTCCATCAGTCATTGCCAAAGGACAAGCCACACCACCTTCTCCATTCATATTCATTAAATAGGTCAGCGCATAGCGATGAATATGCGGGAATTCATATTTCCAATCAGGATGGAAGTCTAAATTGACGACTCCATGATCATAAGAAATTTTTCGCGCCAATTTTTGTTCTTCTGAATATTTGATAAAATCGATTCTTTTTCCTGTTCTATCAAACTTTACAACCTCTCCATATTTTCCTTCTTTATGGCACTCTTCCGTAAGTTCATCCAAAACCCCACCCACAAGTTCCCCGTATTTTCGGATATGATCTTCCATTGCTTTTTTATGGTCTGGGGTAAAATTCTCTGAGTATCGATGAACCATTCTTTGTAAGGCGGGGTCCATATCATAAAAATTTTTACCTCGAACTCCCTTGTATTCGGAAATATCGAACGGCTGTAAAGATGGATGTTCTGAAATATGGTGGTTCATTCTTCCAGTTCAAAAAAAGGAATAGGATTCACTAGCAAAAAAGTCGCCCCGGTTTGAAATTGGTTCTAGAGTCGATTCTGTATGGTCCAAAGAGTAGAAGCAAAAAAATCCAAACAAATTTTGCACGATGTGATCTTCGAGTTGCAGAACGTTTCTGAATCCATGTTGTGGTTTTTATCCTACGACCGTCTTTCTGAACTTTTAGAAATCAGAAAGGAAGAATGCCTCCGCAAAGTCTATCAATTCAAATCTACAAAACCCCAAATGGCTCTATCCGGCGGATTTCATGAAGTGGATGGAGACCTCCTTATCGATTTTCTTGCTTGGAGTTTGGAATTGGATGAAGTGGCTGAAGAATTTCTGAAAGGGGGAATTTTTTTTAGTGAACGTCCGTTATATGAACTTCGCGAATCTTATAAAACTCTCATTCAAAAAACAGTTGCGAACCATAAATTAGACACGGAACTATTATTACTTCTAACTGCAGCCACTGTGGATTATGATGATGCTGTTGATTCCTATTTGATGGATAAATTCGAAATCGATTTTTTTGTCAGACGTACCATCCACCAATTTTTAGAAAAATTCGAAATCCATCCTGAATACGGAGCCGAAGAATTTTTATACGAATATTTAAAAAGTTTAATCCCCACAAAAATTCTAAATTTCCGAGACATCACTCGTGAATTTAGAGACAGAACCTATTACGAGTTATATGGTAGATTTAGAGAAACAAAAAAGAAAAAGAAGAAAGTTGTAAAAACGGTTTCTACCGAACTCAAAGATCTATTGGCTTTTTTTGATTTAGAACCTGGTGCTTCCATTACCGATGTTAAAAAGAAATTCAAAGAACTCTTAAAAAAATATCACCCCGATATCAATAAAAAAGGAGAAGAGATGACCAAACGAATTATCTTAAAATACAATCGTTTGGTTGAACTAATAGGAAATTAAAGATTAAATAACTTAGATTAAGAATAATAATTCTTATCTATCTTCTATTATTTCATCTGAATCTCAAACTGATATTTAACACGAATCTCATCTTTTGCCTTCATAAAAAGTAGGGATGGATTTTCTAATTCATATTCGGAAAATTTAACCAAAACAAATCCTTCTACCTGAATGGATGTGGAGTTCTCCTCTTTTACCACTGCCTCGGAGGAAAAATCTTTAGTATTTCCGTGAATGGTTAATTTACCTTTCACTATGTAAGTTTGTTCCTTTCCTGGTTGCACTGATTCAATTTTTACGATTATGTTTGGAGTATCAGGATATCCTAAAATTTCCTGAATATGGGAGTCTCGATTTGCATCACCAGATGAAATCTTCAGAAGTGGGATTTTGATTTCAAAAGGAGATTTTAAACTATAACCTTTTCCCGAAGTTTGGATGTTAGGTTGGTCCATTTGAATTTCATTACAAACACCCGTTACATTTTTTGTAGTATGTTCTACATAAAACTCTATTTTCTTTTTTGTCACTTCTGCTGCAAAAATATTTGCTCCAAAGAATAAAATCACAAAACAAATTAATATCTTTTTCATAGGACTTAACCTTTCCTTAACTAAACTTTACTTCAAAATGTAATGACAAGTAATGCAATAGACATAGCACCAAATCCGGTCCAACCTACTTGCTCCATTTGATGAGCTGCCCTGGGACCTTCTTTTTCAATGCGAGCACCTAACCCTGGTAACAAAAGCATAGATGCTAAATGAATGGGGATCATTGCTTTGTGAGCAAAAATGGGACTGTAAATTTTAGGTCCATCATCTTCATTCTCTGATTCTGATTCGATTTTAGAGGGAGAAAAAAAAGCAAGGCTCGCTGTAATGGCATACATTCCAAAAGTAGCCATCGCTAAATTTTTATGCATGGCAGCGGAGTGTTTAGTTTCCCATTCCTCATTTGCCTTTAATGCTAAATACAATCCTGCGTTGTTTGTTGGATCCTTTAAGAGAAAATAATCGGCCGCAATGCTATGTCGGTTTAAGGGGCTCATCGCAACCAAGTACATTGGATCATTCACTGCATACTGTGGATTTGTGAGTAAAAGAGTTTGTGCGAACTGATCTGATTTTCTATATAAAGTCTCAGATGCTTTATCCCCTTCCAAATTTGTGGCAAGCCAAAGTGCTAAGGTGGTTAACCCAGCCAATTGATGCCATTCCAAGAGATTTCTTCTTTTTTTCAGTGATTCTTTGGTGACCTGGGATTTGTTGTTTTGTTGTGGGAAGGGAATCGATTGTGCGTTTACGATGGAAAAGGAAAGAAAAACAATAAACAAAAAAATTTGTTTTTTCATATAATACAGAATATCCCAAAATTAACCAATGTAAATAGAGGATCCAAATTTTTTGATCATAAAATATAGCAGAAAAATTTGTAATTTGCTTCGATTAAAAACATTAAACCCTAAAAAAAAATTTCTACCTGTCTGAACCTTAGAATGAATCAAAAAAAGGTTAACGTTACTTAGGTGAAGATACCGGAATCGAACCTTTCCAGGTAGAAATGCCACTTCCTTGGATGGGATAGGGTTTACCTAAATATTTTGGCGGAGTGTCCCACTGGATGTCCCACCATGCAAGGATTCTTGCTGAAAACTCGCGAAACGAATAATAAGTTTCTTTTTTATAAGTTCTTAAATTACATTCATAACCGTATAACTCTAATTCTAACTCTTTACCCAAATAAATGGCTCTGGGCAAAAAGAAAGATTGGCTCACGAAAATCGCATTCTTTACGAGAAAAACTTCTTTGGCACGGATCAAGGTATCTAGGGTTCGAAAACCTGCATGGTCCACAAAAATATCATCAGGTTTTACTTTGTGGTTTAACATATACTCCAACATAGGTCGAAGTTCGTTGTAATCCGATTGTCCGTTATCCCCTGAAAGTAAGATTTTTTTGACACGACCTGAGTTATATAAATTCAATCCACAAACAAGCCGGTCCATAAGAATCGGTGAGGGAGTTTTTCCATAAACAGCGGCACCAGGAACAATGGCCACTTCGGCTTCAGGGATTTCCATCGGTTGGTCTGAATGGATTGAGGTTTGGTAAATATACCAAAACCGCAAATTCGTTGCCAATGCGACAAAAACCAGAATTCCCAAAATCAAAGCAAACCCAAGAAATAGGGATTTCCACTTGACCCTTGAGAGGAATTGGAGCGTCTTATTTATGTAGGTCGCACGGTTCGTCATGAAGAAAAAAATTAAAGAGATTACGTCTGTTTTTTCACAGGACAATCCGAAAATCAAGAAACAGATTGATAAGGTGAAAGAAAAAGGTCACCAACGGATGACCATTCTTGTCATTCCTCACGGATACGATAGTTCTTTCCACTTTCAAATTTCTCATTTTACCATTTTATTTTTTTTGGCTTTGACAGTCGGACTCCTTAGTCTTGCTATTTTCGGAATCGTTCGTTCCAGTAACACCCAAACTCAAATCAACCAACTCTCCAAAATTTACGGAACTTATTTCGATACATACATTGCCCATGCCAACCAATTGGAGGAAATGAAAGAAGAGTATTCTAAACTGAATGAAAACATGTTAGAACTCTTTACTTTGATTGATGGACAAGATGACGAACTTTTAAAAATACCCACCGAAGATTGGATCGAAACATCAGCAGTGGAATCTCTTCAAAAAGAAGAAAAAGAAGACAAACAATTAGATGTCGGTCGTAAGTACTTAAGCGAGATTTATGACTTCAGGCAACTAAAACATCGGATGGATAATTACCAACGTTTGGTGGAAGCCAATTACCAATTTTTATTCCAACGATCAGACATTTTATCCCGCACTCCTCTCTTTAACCCAATGTATTCTTATAATCTAACCTCTCCCTTTGGAATGAGAAAATCACCTACTACTGGTTATTGGGAATACCACGACGGTTTAGATATGGCAAATGCAACCGGGACTCCCATATATGCTTCTGCACCAGGACGTGTAGTGCGTGTTACTTATTCCAATGTAGGATATGGACATCATGTCATCATCCAACATGACTTCGGCTTTAGTACGTTATATGGTCACTGTTCAAGAATCTATGTAAGGACAGGACAAGAAGTGAAAGCTGGCGAACAAATTGCCGAAGTGGGAGCTACTGGAAATGTGACCGGCCCACATTTACATTATGAAATATTCATATCCGAAGAAGGAAAAACAGATCCAGAACAATATATGCAAGCAGGAGTTTACTGATTGCCTAAGAAAGAAAATCCTGCCAAACGAGTTGCAGAACTTCGCAAAGAGATTCAAAAACACAATGATCTCTATTATAAAAAAAATACTCCTAAAATCTCAGACAAAGAGTTTGATCTTTTAGTCAAAGAGTTACAATCTCTTGAAAAAGCTAACCCCGATTTGGTGGTTGAATCCTCACCAACTTTACAAGTAGGATCTGACCTCTCCCCACAATTTAGCAAATTCAAACACAAAGTCCCTGTTTTATCTTTAGAAAATACCTATAATGAAACAGAACTTTCCGAATGGTTGGAAAAAACTGGCTCCGATGAACTTTATTCCCTTGAATGGAAAATTGACGGCGCCTCCATCTTGTTATATTATGAAAATGGAAAACTCACTCATTGTGTGACGAGGGGTTCTGGCGGAATCGGAGATATTGTTACCGAAAACGTCAAAACCATCGAATCCATACCACAATCACTTTCTGAACCTTTAAACCTATCGGTCCGTGGGGAAATTTTTATGACCTTTGCGGATTTTGAAGAATTCAATGAAGAATATGGCGGTAAGTTTGCCAACCCAAGGAACTTGGCTGCAGGTTCTATCAAACAAAAAGACCCACTTGAGGTCGCCAAACGCCCGTTAAGAATCTACGTATATGATGTATATTTTTCTTCCTCCAGAAAAGGAATTAACAAACATAAAGACATCGTCACTTTATTAAAAAAAGAAAAGTTTCCGTTGGCTCCTGATTCCACAATCATCAAAGGAAAAAATCTAATCCAAGAGATTGAATCATTCCGAAAGAAAAAAGATAAAATGCCTTTTCCTGTGGATGGCCTTGTCATCAAACTCGATGACCTCAACTTACGTGAAAGTTTAGGGGAAACAAGCCAGTCTCCACGTTGGGCCCGTGCATTCAAGTTCGATGCTTTACTCAAAGAAACCACCATTGAAGAAATCGATTTTGCCATTGGTAGAACAGGAAAAATCACACCGCGTGCCAAAGTCACACCTATCTCACTTGCAGGTACAACAGTCACCTACGCCACCTTACACAACCAAGACTATATCGACCAACTTGGTGCAGGAATCGGTGCAAAAGTATTAATCTCCAAACGCGGCGAAATCATACCCGCAGTGGAAAAAGTAACGGTTCCACCCAAATCTGTTTTTGTTTTACCTAATGAATGTCCTGCCTGTAAAACTAAACTAACAAAGGTAGACGATTCTGTTGATTTTTTCTGCACCAATGGTAATTGTCCAGAACGCAAACTAAACCAACTTATATTCTTTTGCTCCAAAAAACAAATGAATATCGAAGGACTCGGGGAAAGACAAATTCAAATTTTCTTTGAAAAAGGTTGGGTCAAAGACATTCCTGATTTATACACATTAAATAAATACAAAGACACCATACTAGAGTTAGATGGATTTGGTGAAAAGTCAGTCAAAATCATCTTTGATGCCATAGAAAAATCGAAAGAAAAAGATTTCAGATTCACTTTACCTTCGATTGGCCTAAACGAAGTTGGACCCAAGGTCACCGAAATTCTCATTGAAAATGGATATGATTCATGGGATAAACTTCTCACTTTAGCCAAATCCAAAACAGCAAATGAGGAACTAACATCAATTCACGGCATTGGCCCACGCACTATCGATGCTTTACTCGCTCACTTAAAAGATAAAGAAACCTTAAAACTAGTAAACACTCTCATTAAACTTGGCCTTAAATTCCAAGCAGACGAAACCGAAAAAAGCGACTTACAACCATTTGTTGGTCAAAGTTGGTGTGTGACAGGAAGTTTCGAAAACTTCCAACCTCGAGATGTAGCAATGGATCTCATCACAAAACACGGCGGCAAAAAAGTATCTGGAGTCTCTTCCAAAACCACTCACCTTCTCTACGGCCCTGGTGCCGGCTCCAAACTTGAAAAAGCAACCGAACTCGGCGTGACTTTAGTATCAGAATCGGATTTTTTAAAATTATTGAAAAAAGAAGGGATCACCTGGCCTTAAAAGGATTCCTATTTTGACTCGCGAGCTTGTGTCATCCATAGTTACACATACATGACGACCTCAGCACTTTAATAAAAAAAAT
Protein-coding regions in this window:
- the ligA gene encoding NAD-dependent DNA ligase LigA, whose product is MPKKENPAKRVAELRKEIQKHNDLYYKKNTPKISDKEFDLLVKELQSLEKANPDLVVESSPTLQVGSDLSPQFSKFKHKVPVLSLENTYNETELSEWLEKTGSDELYSLEWKIDGASILLYYENGKLTHCVTRGSGGIGDIVTENVKTIESIPQSLSEPLNLSVRGEIFMTFADFEEFNEEYGGKFANPRNLAAGSIKQKDPLEVAKRPLRIYVYDVYFSSSRKGINKHKDIVTLLKKEKFPLAPDSTIIKGKNLIQEIESFRKKKDKMPFPVDGLVIKLDDLNLRESLGETSQSPRWARAFKFDALLKETTIEEIDFAIGRTGKITPRAKVTPISLAGTTVTYATLHNQDYIDQLGAGIGAKVLISKRGEIIPAVEKVTVPPKSVFVLPNECPACKTKLTKVDDSVDFFCTNGNCPERKLNQLIFFCSKKQMNIEGLGERQIQIFFEKGWVKDIPDLYTLNKYKDTILELDGFGEKSVKIIFDAIEKSKEKDFRFTLPSIGLNEVGPKVTEILIENGYDSWDKLLTLAKSKTANEELTSIHGIGPRTIDALLAHLKDKETLKLVNTLIKLGLKFQADETEKSDLQPFVGQSWCVTGSFENFQPRDVAMDLITKHGGKKVSGVSSKTTHLLYGPGAGSKLEKATELGVTLVSESDFLKLLKKEGITWP
- a CDS encoding M23 family metallopeptidase codes for the protein MKKKIKEITSVFSQDNPKIKKQIDKVKEKGHQRMTILVIPHGYDSSFHFQISHFTILFFLALTVGLLSLAIFGIVRSSNTQTQINQLSKIYGTYFDTYIAHANQLEEMKEEYSKLNENMLELFTLIDGQDDELLKIPTEDWIETSAVESLQKEEKEDKQLDVGRKYLSEIYDFRQLKHRMDNYQRLVEANYQFLFQRSDILSRTPLFNPMYSYNLTSPFGMRKSPTTGYWEYHDGLDMANATGTPIYASAPGRVVRVTYSNVGYGHHVIIQHDFGFSTLYGHCSRIYVRTGQEVKAGEQIAEVGATGNVTGPHLHYEIFISEEGKTDPEQYMQAGVY